One Mus musculus strain C57BL/6J chromosome X, GRCm38.p6 C57BL/6J DNA window includes the following coding sequences:
- the Zcchc12 gene encoding zinc finger CCHC domain-containing protein 12 codes for MASILSRLGSSRGQNSPLPPWAHSMLRSLGRSLGPLMASMAERNMRLFSGRAEPAQGEETFENWLSQVTGVLPDWHMPEEEKVRRLMRTLRGPAREVMRLLQAANPGLDVEDFLRAMKLVFGESESSVTAHSKFVNTVQEHGEKPSLYVIRLEVQLQNAIQAGVFAEREANQARLHQLLVGAEMSTDLRFRLKNLLRVYANEPERLPNFLELIRMIREEEEWEETFINPKRPRRAESVMERALSPMAFQSSPPIMISSIDCNVIEIDDSPDDSDEDVILVEPEDPPLPSSSASSFLGRAVSEDQVLVIESPNIFEIQAPSTSSGAGRKNNRGFGELRRARKRKHTIHCSHCGEEGHSKETCDNESDKGQVFENLIITLQELTHAEERARGAPGEPIGLSEPQ; via the coding sequence ATGGCTAGCATCCTTTCACGTTTGGGTAGCAGCCGGGGGCAGAACTCACCCCTGCCACCTTGGGCTCATTCCATGCTGAGATCCCTGGGGAGGAGTCTTGGCCCTTTAATGGCCAGCATGGCAGAGAGAAACATGAGGTTGTTCTCTGGGAGGGCAGAGCCAGCCCAGGGGGAAGAAACCTTTGAAAACTGGCTGAGCCAAGTAACTGGGGTGCTGCCTGATTGGCATATGCCTGAGGAGGAAAAGGTCAGACGTCTAATGAGAACCCTTAGAGGCCCTGCCCGCGAGGTCATGCGTTTGCTCCAAGCTGCCAATCCTGGCCTAGATGTAGAGGATTTTTTGCGGGCGATGAAACTGGTCTTTGGGGAGTCTGAGAGCAGTGTGACAGCCCATAGTAAATTTGTTAACACTGTTCAGGAACATGGAGAGAAACCATCCCTGTATGTGATCCGTTTAGAGGTGCAGCTGCAGAATGCTATCCAGGCAGGGGTGTTTGCTGAGAGAGAGGCAAACCAGGCTcgcctgcatcagctcctggtaGGAGCTGAGATGAGTACAGACCTTCGATTCAGGCTTAAGAATCTTCTCCGGGTATATGCAAATGAGCCAGAGCGCCTTCCCAATTTCCTAGAGTTAATCAGGATGataagggaggaagaggaatgggaggagACTTTTATTAATCCAAAGCGGCCCAGAAGAGCCGAGTCAGTGATGGAGAGGGCACTCAGCCCTATGGCATTTCAGAGCTCCCCACCAATAATGATCAGCAGTATCGACTGCAATGTGATCGAGATAGATGACTCTCCTGATGATTCGGATGAGGATGTGATCTTGGTGGAGCCTGAGGACCCACCACTGCCATCCTCAAGTGCCTCTTCCTTCCTAGGCAGGGCTGTATCTGAGGACCAAGTGCTGGTCATTGAGTCCCCAAACATTTTTGAGATCCAGGCTCCTTCCACTAGCAGTGGTGCTGGGAGAAAGAACAATCGGGGTTTTGGGGAGCTGCGTAGAGCCAGGAAGCGCAAACATACGATCCATTGTTCCCACTGTGGTGAGGAGGGCCACTCAAAAGAAACCTGTGACAATGAGAGTGACAAGGGCCAGGTTTTTGAGAATCTGATCATCACCCTGCAGGAGCTGACACATGCAGAGGAGAGGGCAAGGGGGGCCCCTGGTGAACCCATTGGCCTATCTGAACCACAGTAA